Sequence from the Caldilineales bacterium genome:
CCGGGGCCGGGTCGAGCAGGTCGTGCTCGTCGATACCAGGAGCGGGGTCGAGAGCGAACTCGCCGTCGATGCCGTCATCCTGGCCCTGGGCTACCGCAGCGAACGCGCCTTTGTCCAGGGGCTGGGCCTGGCGATGGACGGCAGCGGCATCAAGGTCAGCGGCCTGATGCAAACCAGCGTCGAAGGCATGTACGCCGTCGGCGACGTGGCCAAACCCGACAACGGCATCAACTTCCGCCTCATCGCCACCGGCCTGGGCGAGGCCGCCATTGCCGCCAACCACGCCTGCCACAGCCTGCGCCCCGAAAAACCCATCGTGCCCCAGCACAGTTCGATGATGCGTCTGTAACGCCCAAAAAGCCGCATCATGTTTTCGCAAGCGCCGCCGCTGGCCCTCCCACCGGCGGCGCTTCCACATCCTTCGTAGTAACGGCTTCAGCCGTTCCCCTCGTAGTAACGGCTTCAGCCGTTCCCCTCGTAGTAACGGCTTCAGCCGTTCCCCTCGTAGTAACGGCTTTAGCCGTTCCCCTCGTAGTAACGGCTTTAGCCGTTCCCCTCGTAGTAACGGCTTCAGCCGTTCCTCTGCCACGGAAAACGAAACCTCGGCCCCATCCGCTCGCCCGCCGTCACCTCGTCCGTTTCCGCCGGGGCCAGCTCGACGGCCGGGGCAGCCACCTCCGGCGTCCCAGCCACCTCCGGCCCAGGCGCCATCGTTTGGCTGGCTGCATCCGCTCCGCCGTCCCCGGTAGGCGGCTGCTCCGCCTCGACGACCGCTTCCTCCACCGGCGACGGGGCCGGAAGCTGGGGGAGGGGGGCCGGCGCCGGTTCGGGCAGAGCCAGTTGTCCGGCCTCAGCCAGCGGCAGGGCGCGGGCATAGACGCCGGCCAGGATCGACCCGGCCTGCGCCAGCGGCATCTGCCGGCGGAGCGGCGTGTCGCTCTCGTCCCACAGTTCGAGCAGGGCCGGATAATCCCACTCGGCCGTGATCACGCCCTCGGCCAGGGGGCTGCCGATCTCGACCATGACGCCGCTGAAGCGCGGGGTGAAGTCGGAGGGGGCGAAGATCGAGCTGGCGCCGACGAAGGGTGGGGCGTCGCTGCCGCCAAAGGGGTCGGGGCCGGTGAGGAAGGCGACCATGCCGTAGAGCTGGTTTTCCTGGCAGCGGGCCAGCGCCGCCTGGCGAATCTTCTGATAGGTGGCCGGGCGATTGACCGCTGCCATCGTCAGCAGCATGTCCGCGCCCTGATAGGCCAGGATGCGGGCGGGTTCAGGATAGAGCACGTCTTCGCCCACCAGCACGCCCACACGCCCGACCGGGGTCTCGATCACGCCCCAGCCAGCGGCGGCCGAAGCCAGCCCTGCCATCCGGCCCAGCAGCGAAGCTTTGGCTTGCCGCCCCAAGATGCTGCCATCCGGCCCGAAGACGACGCTGACGTTGAGGACATCGCCGGTGTCTGGGCGCACCTCGAGCAGGCTGCCCGCCACCAGGGTCATCTCGTAGTGGCGGGCCAGGCCGGAAAACATGGCCGCATAGGCATCGGACAGCGATTCGGGCATGGCCTGCAACGCCGCGGCCAACGATTTGTGCAGGTCGGCCTGGACGACGCTGGCGGCGCCGCTCGCCATCGCGGCCTTCGCCCGCTCCCACAACCCCGGCCGTGCGCTCAGGCTCGGCCCGGCCGCCCGCAAGAGGTCGTTCCGCCAGCCGCTGAGGGTGGGAATGGCGGCGGCGATGCCGCTGAGTTCGGGGAAAAGGGCCAGGGCCGCCCCCTTGGCCTTGGCCATGCGCAAGAAGCGGCTGAGATAGGCGGGATAGTCATCGGCCGTCTTGGGGACGATGAGGTGATGTTGGATGCAGGCGACGATGGGTCGATCCATGGCAGGGGAAGGAGGAAAGGAGGATGGAAGAAGGTGTATGGGCGGGATTGTAGCACGATTCGGCAGCGGCGGCGATCACAAGAAGCGATGATTGTGAATGGCGAAGTTGCCGGCAGGGGACTTCAAGGATGCGGCCGGGGCGAGGCATGGTTTCAGAACGACTTGGGATGAGGTGCGATGCGGCCTGGATGAGGCGTCCCACTTTTGACAAAGCCCGAACTCCCAGCATATACTTACCCTCCGTGGGCCGAAAGGCCCACACTTTGTGCATTGCAGTCGTCATCGACCCATCTTCCCTCACCCACCTCACTCTGCTACGGCTCCCTAAGCCCCGCCCCACCCTGTGCGGCAGCGAGCGCCGTAGGGAAAGGACACACAGCGAATGTACGCAGTCATCGAGACAGGCGGTAAACAGTACCGCATCAGTGCAGGCGAGCGCCTGGACATCGAACTCATCAAGCAGGCCGCCGGCGACACGGTCGAATTCGACCGCGTCTTGCTCGTCGGCGATGGCGACGCCATCCGCGTCGGCCGGCCCACCGTCGAGGGGGCCATGGTCTCGGCCACGGTGCTCGGTAAGAGCAAAGGCCCCAAGGTCATCAATTTCAAACACAGCGGCCGCACCACCCTGCGCCGCAAAACCGGACACCGCCAACACTACACCCGCATCCGCGTCGAAAACATCGTCGCCTGAGCTCGACGCCAGTAAGCAAGGAATCCCGCAATGGCCCACAAGAAAGGTAGCGGCTCCAGCCGCAACGGTCGCGATAGCAATGCCCAGCGCCTGGGCGTAAAACGTTTCGATGGCGAATTGGTGTCCGCTGGTTCCATCCTGGTTCGGCAGCACGGCACCGCCATCTATCCCGGCGCCAACGTCGGCCTGGGCGATGACAACACCCTCTTCGCCCTGGTTTCCGGTTACGTCAAGTTCGAGCACCACACTCGCACCCGCAAACGGGTGAGCGTGTATCCCGCGGCGGCGGCGTAACCCGGCCATCGATCACAGGTCTGCACAAGACCGGCGAGTTTGCCATGAAAGACAATATCCATCCCAAATACTTTAGCAACGCCATCGTCATCTGCGCCTGCGGCAACACCTGGACGACCGGCTCCACCCGCGCTGAACTGCACACCGATGTCTGCTCGGCCTGCCATCCCTTCTTCACCGGCGAACAGCGCATCGTCGACACCGCCGGCCAGGTCGATCGCTTCATGAAACGGCTGCGGGGCAAGGAAGAAGTCCGAGCCAAGGTGCGGGCCGAGACCGAGATCCGTGAGGCCGAACGCGAGGCCGCCCGCAAAGCCCGCGCCCGCGGCGACGACCCCGAACGCGCCGCCAAGAAAGCGCGTGCGACCGTCCAGGCCAGCCTCGAACAGGACTGAGTCCATCCCACCACCCACTCAGGCAGGAATCCCCCGGGATTCCTGCCTTTTGTTGCCAGCCGGAGGTTGCCATGCCCTACCGCCATCTTCGCCCCAGCAGCGGCTGGATCGAGGTCATCTGCGGCTCGATGTTCAGCGGCAAGACCGAGGAATTGCTGCGCCGGGTGCGTCGCGCCGCCATCGCCCAACAGGAAGTTCAGCTCTTCAAGCCGGCCGTGGATACGCGCTATGGCCTCGACAGCGTGACCTCGCACGATGGTCTGAAGTGGGAGGCCACCGTCGTCGATGATGCGATGGCTTTGCTCCGGGCGGTTGGCAAGGCTACCACGGTCGTCGCCATCGACGAGGTGCAGTTTTTCGACCACGCCATCATCGGCGTCTGCAACGACCTGGCGTACCGGGGGCTGCGCGTCATCGTCGCCGGGCTGGACACCGATTTTCGCGGCGAACCGTTTGGCCCCCTGCCCGCGCTCATGGCCCAGGCCGAACAAATGGACAAGCTCCATGCCATCTGTATGCGCTGCGGCAGCGAGGCCAGCCGCACCCAACGGCTGATCGATGGCCAGCCGGCTTACTACGAAGATCCCATCGTCATGATCGGCGCCAGCGAGAGCTACGAGGCCCGCTGCCGCGCCTGCCATGATGTCCCCCATCGCGGTTGACAACACCCCCGTAGTAACGGCTTCAGCCGTTCATCCGACCACCCGTAGTAACGGCTTCAGCCGTTCTCCATCCCGTCGAGCACAACCGGCCAGCCGTAGTAACGGCTTCAGCCGTTCTTCATCCCGTCGAGCACAGCCTGCAAGTCAGGGGGCAACGGGCTGCTAAAATCCAGATCAGCCTCATCACTGGGCCGCCGGAAACGCAAGCGATGGGCGTGGAGGAAGTGCCTCTCCAACCCAAAACGATCCCTCCGCGGGCCATACACGACATCGCCAACGACGGGATGGCCCAACGAGGCGAAATGAACCCGTATCTGATGGGTGCGACCGGTGCGCGGGTGCGCGGTCACAAGCGTCGCGCCTGAATAATAGTCAATGACTTCGTAATCGGTCACGGCCTCGCGGCCGCCGGTGGGCAACACGGCCATGCGCTGGCGATGGTGGGGATGGCGACCAATGGGGGCGTCGATCCGGCCCCGGGACGGCTCCAGATGGCCGACAAGCAGGGCCAGGTAGGTCTTGGCGATGGTGCGGTCTTTGAACTGCGCCTGCAAATGGCGGTGGGCGCGGTCATTCTTGGCCACCAGCAGCAGGCCGGAGGTGTCTTTATCCAGCCGGTGGACGATGCCCGGCCGCTGCACACCGCCCACGCCCTGCAGATCGGGGCAATGATGGAGGATGGCATTGACCAGGGTCCCGGCCGGGTGGCCGGGCGCAGGATGCACCACCAGGCCCGCCGGTTTGTCGATCACGAGCAAGTCGCCGTCTTCGTAGAGGATGGCGAGGGGGATGGCTTCGGGAGCAAGGGCGCTCGGCTCTGGCAGGGGGCGAGAGTAGGCGATCTGATCTCCGGGCGAGAGACGATGGCTGGCCCTCGCCTGCCGGCCGTTGACCAGCACCAGCCCGTCCTCGATCCACCGCCGCACCGACGAACGCGACTGATCCCCCAGCTGGTCGGCCAGCCATCTGTCCAGCCGCTCGGTGCTGTGGTCATTGACCAGGACTTGCTCGGCCACGGTCGCTCCGCTAACCGCCCCCACACCGTCAGGCGCCGGCATCAGCGCCCTGGTCGGCTGCACCGGCGCGAGCAGCTCGCATCAGCCGCCGCTCGTCGATCCACAACAAGAGCACCAGGAGGATGACGCCCACGACAAGGGCGTTGTCGGCCAGGTTGAAAGTCGGAAAAGCGGCGCGATCCTCGATATGAAAGTAGAGAAAATCAATGACCTGCCCGCCGTAGACCAGGCGATCCCACAAGTTGCCCACGGCGCCCCCAAACATCAGCCCCAGGGCCAGGAAGTGCCAGGAGGAAGTCGAAGCAGGAAGACGGTAGCTGTAGACAAGGATGGCGACGGCGGCAAGCGCGGCGACGATGGCAAAAATCCCACCTCCGCCCCGAAACATGCCAAAGGCCACGCCGGTGTTGGTGGTGTGGATGAGGCGAAAATAGGCGTCCAGGGCCGGAAAAGGCGCCCAGGCGCCAAACAACTCGACGTTGTTTACCACCCAGAGCTTGGTCAGCCGGTCGGATACGATCACGACCAGGCCCACGGCCAGGACAAGGCCGAGAGAACGGAGTTTGGAATTCAAAGGCTCTTTCCTTTGTGGCCGTCGAAATGGAACTGGCCCTGTTCGTAGGCGCGGGGGCCGGTCGAAGCGGCGCCAGCCACCTCGCGCTTGCGCTGGCAGTTCAGGCAAAAGCGGGCGTCGGGCAGGGCCTTGAGCCGGGCGAAATCGATCGGCTCGCCGCAGTTCTCGCAGAAGCCGTAGGCATCCGTCGTCAGCTTCTTCAGTGCGTGATCCACCCGGTGGAGGCGACGCTCGGCGTTGCGCCGGAGGGTCAGGTCGCTCGCCTGGTCGAAGGCGGCGGTGGCGTCATCGGCCAGGTGGTTACCGGCGCCGATGTCATCGTATTCCACTTCGGCGAAGTGGAGGAGGTCGGTCTGCAGTAGTTCGCGCTCTTCTTCGAGCAAGCGACGTAATCGATCATCATCACGGGTCATCATCAGCCTCCGTTGGCTTGATTCGGCCAGGGGGAAGTGCAGCCCCATTGTACGCCGGAGGCGGCGATCTGCCAAAGCAGGCCGCCGCCTGCACCCGATCCAACCGCCCTGCGCCCCACAGCGATGCCGCCGCAGGGCACAGGGGCGGGTGGCGCGGGTCAGGCGGGCGCGAGAGCGGGGACGAAGACCGGCCTCGGCTGGT
This genomic interval carries:
- the rplU gene encoding 50S ribosomal protein L21, which encodes MYAVIETGGKQYRISAGERLDIELIKQAAGDTVEFDRVLLVGDGDAIRVGRPTVEGAMVSATVLGKSKGPKVINFKHSGRTTLRRKTGHRQHYTRIRVENIVA
- the rpmA gene encoding 50S ribosomal protein L27, producing the protein MAHKKGSGSSRNGRDSNAQRLGVKRFDGELVSAGSILVRQHGTAIYPGANVGLGDDNTLFALVSGYVKFEHHTRTRKRVSVYPAAAA
- the rpmE gene encoding 50S ribosomal protein L31; translated protein: MKDNIHPKYFSNAIVICACGNTWTTGSTRAELHTDVCSACHPFFTGEQRIVDTAGQVDRFMKRLRGKEEVRAKVRAETEIREAEREAARKARARGDDPERAAKKARATVQASLEQD
- a CDS encoding thymidine kinase is translated as MPYRHLRPSSGWIEVICGSMFSGKTEELLRRVRRAAIAQQEVQLFKPAVDTRYGLDSVTSHDGLKWEATVVDDAMALLRAVGKATTVVAIDEVQFFDHAIIGVCNDLAYRGLRVIVAGLDTDFRGEPFGPLPALMAQAEQMDKLHAICMRCGSEASRTQRLIDGQPAYYEDPIVMIGASESYEARCRACHDVPHRG
- a CDS encoding RluA family pseudouridine synthase, producing the protein MPAPDGVGAVSGATVAEQVLVNDHSTERLDRWLADQLGDQSRSSVRRWIEDGLVLVNGRQARASHRLSPGDQIAYSRPLPEPSALAPEAIPLAILYEDGDLLVIDKPAGLVVHPAPGHPAGTLVNAILHHCPDLQGVGGVQRPGIVHRLDKDTSGLLLVAKNDRAHRHLQAQFKDRTIAKTYLALLVGHLEPSRGRIDAPIGRHPHHRQRMAVLPTGGREAVTDYEVIDYYSGATLVTAHPRTGRTHQIRVHFASLGHPVVGDVVYGPRRDRFGLERHFLHAHRLRFRRPSDEADLDFSSPLPPDLQAVLDGMKNG
- the lspA gene encoding signal peptidase II translates to MNSKLRSLGLVLAVGLVVIVSDRLTKLWVVNNVELFGAWAPFPALDAYFRLIHTTNTGVAFGMFRGGGGIFAIVAALAAVAILVYSYRLPASTSSWHFLALGLMFGGAVGNLWDRLVYGGQVIDFLYFHIEDRAAFPTFNLADNALVVGVILLVLLLWIDERRLMRAARAGAADQGADAGA
- a CDS encoding TraR/DksA family transcriptional regulator, which translates into the protein MTRDDDRLRRLLEEERELLQTDLLHFAEVEYDDIGAGNHLADDATAAFDQASDLTLRRNAERRLHRVDHALKKLTTDAYGFCENCGEPIDFARLKALPDARFCLNCQRKREVAGAASTGPRAYEQGQFHFDGHKGKSL